The Roseomonas haemaphysalidis genome segment CGCCCGTGGTGGCGCGGATGACCGCGGAGGCGATGCTGCGCGGCGTGTCCGAGATCGACATGGCGCCGTTCACGCTGGATCGGTTTTGAGGCCGGAAGTCCTTCCATGCCGTCCGTCCTTCCGTGTGGCTGCGGCCATCATCGGCCAGCCCCTCAGGTCCCGGCAGCGCCTTGCGGAAACGAGATGCAGGCCCCGGGGAAGCTCCTCGGCGCAGGCGAACGGGCGCCGGGCCTGGACGTGCCACGCCTTCTGCACATGCGGCAGCGCCCGACCGCCGTTCCCATCGCCATGCCGCCATCCGCGCGACGCCGGTTGAGCACGGCTCGTTTTGCATACATCGTGTATTCCGTGATGGTGCCGGCCGGCCGGCGGGCGCCACGTCGCAGCCTGTGAGGTGTGCCATGCCAGCCGAGCCCGAACCCGGTATCAATTTCCTGCAAGCGCTGATCCGGCTGGTGCCGCGGGGCGAGGCGGCGGTGCAGGCGCATGTGGCCGGGGCCCTGCGCGCGCTGGGCTGCGAGGTGGAGGTGCTGCGCTATTCTCCAGGTGACGTCACGATGCGCGACGAATTCGCCGCCGCGCAGTCGCTGGCCGCAGAGCCGCGCGAAGCGGTGGTGGCCCGGCTGCGCGGGTCGGGCGGCGGACGCAGCGTGATGTTCTTCGCGCACCCTGACGGCGAGGCGGTGCACGGCACCGGGGGCTGGACACATCCGCCGTTCGAAGGCGTGGTTTCCAATGGCCGGCTGCACGGCTGGGGCGTGTCGGACGACCTCGCCGGCGTCGCCAACATGGTGGACTCCCTGCGGCTGGTGGTGTCGCAGGGCGGCGCGCTGCGCGGCGATGTCATCCTGGCCAGCACGCCCAGCAAGCGGCATGCGCGCGGCATGGCGGCGGTGATGCAGCATGGCTACCTGGCCGATGCCGCCGTCTACCTGCATCCCGCCGAATCCGGCGCGGGCATGCGGGAGGTGAAGACCTTTGCGGGCGGGCAGCTGTTGTTCACCATCACCATCGCCGGGCACCAGCCGCCGACCAGCGAGCCGGACCATACCGCCTTCGCGCATCTTGGGGTCAACCCGGCCGACAAGCTGGTCCTGGTGCTGCAGGCGCTGCGCGCGCTGGACGCGGCACGCGGCGCGCGGATCCGCAACCCGTCGCTGCAGGATGCGATCGGGCGTTCCACCAACCTGCTGGTCAGCGGCGTCTCGGCGCCGGGCAAGGCGGGGCGCGTGCCGCTGGAATGCGTCGTCACCTGTGCCCTGTCCTTTCCGCCCGGCGAGCCGATGGCCTCGGCGCAGGCGGAAGTGGAGGCGGCGCTGCACGAGGCGGCTGCAGGCGATGACTGGCTGCGCCGGAACCCGCCCGTGCTTGCTTGGCTGTCCGGCGTGACCGGCGCCGAGGTAGCGCCCGACCATCCGCTGTACCAGGTGGTCAGCCGCGCGGTGCAGGACGGCACCGGCGAAGCGCCGCATGTCAACGTGCTGCACACCTCCAGCGACATCCGCGTGCCGATGGTGCAGCAGGGCATCCCCTGCGTCGGCCTCGGGCCGCTGGGCGGCAACCTGACGCAGAACGGCCGGCACGACGAATGGGTGGACGTGGCCGACTACCGGCGGGGGGTCCTGGTTGTCGCTGGCATCATCAACGGTTGGTGCCGCTGAGAGTAATCTTCGGATTTCAGCGGCCGGGTCGCACAGCGATGGAACCCGCGCCGCATCGCCATGCGCTATGGCCGGGTGGTGGACGCGGTTCCGGTAAAGGCGGCAGGCGGCACCGCGGCGGCGAAGGCTTCGGCGATCTCGGCGCGGCGGGCCAGCCAGATCCGGCCACCCAGGGCAGCGAGTTGTTCCAGCACGCCCTCGAAGGCGCGGAAGCGGCCGGGGCGGCCGGCGATGCGCAGGTGGTAGCCGATGTTCAGCAGCCGCGGGCGGCCACGCTCCGCTTCCGCCAGCAGCACCGCCAGGGCGTCCGCCACGTAGTCCACCATCTCCCCGGCGCGGACGAAGCCGTTGGGGTGGAAGAACTTCATGTCGTTGGAATCCAGCGCATAGGGCACCACCAGCAGGCCAGGATGCGCCGGGTCATGATACGGCAGGTCATCGTCAAAGGCGTTGGACGTATAGCGGAAGCCCTGCTCCAGCAGCAGCCCGCGCGTCCAGGCGCTTTCCGCGCCGCGGCAGAAGAAGCCGCGCGGCCGCTGGCCGGTGGCCTGCGCGATGGCCTCGGCGCAGCGCGCCAGGTCCGCCGCCTCGGCATCGCGTGAGGCATAGTCGGCATGCGGGCGCCACAGCCAGCCATGCGCGGCTGCCTCGTGCCCCGCCGCCACGGCGGCGCGGGCCAGGGCTGGGGCGCGCTGCACGGCGCGGCCGCACATCAGAAAGGTGGCGGGCACCCTGTGCTGCTCCAGCGCCTCCAGCATCCTCCAGATGCCGGCACGGGTGCCATAAGCAAAGATCTGTTCCTGCCCCATGTCCCGCACGCCAGCAGGCACCACGCTCAGCACCTCTCCCATGCGCTCGGACTGCGGGTCACCGTCACCGACCTGCTGCTCGGCGCCCTCTTCCAGGTTCACCGCCACGGAAACCGCCAGGCGGGCCCCATTGGGCCAGCGCAGGTCCGGCCACTGGCCGCCATAGCCGATCAGGTCGCGCGCCATGCCGTTGCTCTCCTTCGCCGCGCCACATTTCCTGGCAAGGGCGGGGCCACTCGGCGCGGCGCCTGCCGCTTTCGGCCGTCTGCGCCTCGCACAAGAATGGACGCTGCCGCTGTTGCTCAAAATATGGACGAACGGCGTTCGAATGCTTGCGCCGCGATCATCTCCGATACGCCTTGCAGCAGAATGGCCGATGCCGAACGCACGGCCCGGGATGTAGCCGAGGTTCCAACGCAGCCGCCCTTCCCGGACAACGGGCCTCGGCCAGGCCGGGCAAAGCCGGCAGGCCGGAGAGTTTGCTTTCCATGGCATGCGACTTGCTCATGCAGGCCTGATGTCGGACCTCGCCGCGCGCCCCAAAGGACACCGCCTGGACATGGATGGCATCCGCGTCCGCTATGGCCAGTCCCTTGCCGTGAACGACGTGACGCTGACCGTACAGCCGGGGGAGATCCTGGCGCTGCTTGGCCCTTCCGGCTGCGGCAAGACCACGCTGCTCCGCACGGTCGCGGGCTTCATCCAGGCCGAGGCCGGGCGGGTGCTGGTGGATGGCGCGCCGGTGGACCACCTGCCGCCCGGCAAGCGCGGCGTCGGCATTG includes the following:
- a CDS encoding M20 family metallopeptidase, whose protein sequence is MPAEPEPGINFLQALIRLVPRGEAAVQAHVAGALRALGCEVEVLRYSPGDVTMRDEFAAAQSLAAEPREAVVARLRGSGGGRSVMFFAHPDGEAVHGTGGWTHPPFEGVVSNGRLHGWGVSDDLAGVANMVDSLRLVVSQGGALRGDVILASTPSKRHARGMAAVMQHGYLADAAVYLHPAESGAGMREVKTFAGGQLLFTITIAGHQPPTSEPDHTAFAHLGVNPADKLVLVLQALRALDAARGARIRNPSLQDAIGRSTNLLVSGVSAPGKAGRVPLECVVTCALSFPPGEPMASAQAEVEAALHEAAAGDDWLRRNPPVLAWLSGVTGAEVAPDHPLYQVVSRAVQDGTGEAPHVNVLHTSSDIRVPMVQQGIPCVGLGPLGGNLTQNGRHDEWVDVADYRRGVLVVAGIINGWCR
- a CDS encoding polysaccharide deacetylase family protein: MARDLIGYGGQWPDLRWPNGARLAVSVAVNLEEGAEQQVGDGDPQSERMGEVLSVVPAGVRDMGQEQIFAYGTRAGIWRMLEALEQHRVPATFLMCGRAVQRAPALARAAVAAGHEAAAHGWLWRPHADYASRDAEAADLARCAEAIAQATGQRPRGFFCRGAESAWTRGLLLEQGFRYTSNAFDDDLPYHDPAHPGLLVVPYALDSNDMKFFHPNGFVRAGEMVDYVADALAVLLAEAERGRPRLLNIGYHLRIAGRPGRFRAFEGVLEQLAALGGRIWLARRAEIAEAFAAAVPPAAFTGTASTTRP